Proteins co-encoded in one Papaver somniferum cultivar HN1 chromosome 5, ASM357369v1, whole genome shotgun sequence genomic window:
- the LOC113284459 gene encoding helicase-like transcription factor CHR28, producing the protein MAKVVHYILSSSDSETETEIKPLSPPKSSSYPILLCPTTISYAVGLDPQSQKLPWLQQSSDVIDLHRRVNKSQVYTGDASKVADQRRQPMNIDSSCIEVSGKDFENLPSKRTRGRIFAPSSKELNDISSFDVLNDPIPVLVDKNMDENIDSGCIEVSGKDFSKLPSKRTRRRVFAPVSVPVPAARIPDLVSENRVDENVDLNCVEVSSKDFSKIPSKRTRRRLFAPVSVPPTLSNAARFSGQNSVGYGSAEIHGNRDTSVGENVGDCNVNVKDGLGLRVDGDVIMGEHEGNGIQHPTLVTEEPPVNSWDTSLNRAVTHGGCDNPVGTNGTDEKVYMESPEIHGNRYASVGENVGDCNVNVKDGLHLRVDRDVIMDEREGNGHQHPTLVTEEPLVSSSDTSIKCSVTHGGCDNPLRTNVKDEKVHMESQLGKRGGGGVLFRDENVKWIISSSSTNKDFASAPTASVNDSAHHSGTKEKQTKWDGAMILYDKYVNRIISPSPLKKEFAGTPTASVNDSAHHPGTEEKQTKRDGAMILYDKNVNRIISASPLKKEFSGTPAASVNDSAHHPAIGENHTEHDKRVVFQAAVEDLSQPKAEANFPDGLLTVPLLKHQKIALAWMVHRETTKLPCLGGILADDQGLGKTVSMIALIQYQRYIKSQSKTGDKSDHGIGESNDQHMFPNYADRFYIKRPEAGTLIVCPTSILCQWAQELDDKVADGAKLSVLVYHGSNRTKDHVKLAKYDVVLTTYAVVANAFPKQEDEIGDEVDGKKKNDIYSIGCTSDPLAKVYWLRVILDEAQCIKNHRTRSATSCCGLRANSRWCLSGTPLQNKLDDLYSYFRFLKYHPYSYYSKFSSSLKSVSRTGCYKKLQVVLKTILLRRTKDTLIDGKPIVTLPTKSISLMKVELSTEERSFYSQLEARSSSQFEEYDRAGTINRNYANILVLLLYLRMACDHPYLVDKPPHKPVDKTSLEMARKLPRDTLCKFFNLLEDSSAVCGKCKDTPEDAVVTTCGHVFCHQCVAEHLVGARNLCPEFDCKVHLRSDLVYSKATISRFFPSEPTNKATSSSKVIENSAVLQRSYKSSKIKAALEILKSNSKSSLSSGDGSVATPVKTIVFSQWTCMLDLMEISLDESGIKFKRFDGTMTLALRDKAVKDFVSNPEVNVILMSLKAGNLGLNLVAACHVILLDPWWNPTTEDQAIDRAHRLGQTRPVTVSRLAVSETVEDRIFKLQEEKRELVASVFGDGKFGGSAARLTVDDLRFLFGFRV; encoded by the exons ATGGCAAAAGTAGTTCATTATATACTATCTTCATCGGATagtgaaactgaaactgaaatcaAACCTCTTTCACCACCCAAATCTTCTTCATATCCGATTCTATTATGTCCAACCACAATTTCATATGCAGTAGGTCTTGATCCACAATCTCAAAAACTTCCATGGCTTCAACAATCGTCCGACGTTATTGATCTTCACCGCCGCGTAAACAAGTCTCAGGTCTATACAGGTGATGCGTCTAAGGTGGCTGATCAAAGGCGTCAACCGATGAACATTGATTCAAGTTGCATTGAGGTGTCAGGTAAAGATTTCGAAAATCTTCCGTCTAAAAGAACCCGAGGTAGAATTTTTGCACCTTCTAGTAAGGAATTGAATGATATATCGAGTTTTGATGTGTTGAATGATCCGATTCCTGTGTTAGTTGATAAAAATATGGATGAGAATATTGATTCTGGTTGTATTGAGGTGTCTGGTAAAGATTTCAGTAAGCTTCCGTCGAAAAGGACTAGACGTAGGGTTTTTGCACCTGTTAGTGTACCAGTACCAGCTGCTAGAATTCCTGATCTGGTTAGTGAAAATAGAGTTGATGAGAATGTTGATTTGAATTGCGTCGAGGTGTCTAGTAAAGATTTTAGCAAGATTCCTTCCAAAAGGACTCGGCGTAGGCTTTTTGCACCTGTTAGTGTACCGCCTACGTTGAGTAATGCGGCGAGGTTTTCTGGACAGAATAGTGTTGGCTATGGGAGTGCTGAGATTCATGGGAATCGGGATACATCTGTTGGGGAAAATGTAGGTGATTGCAATGTTAATGTGAAGGATGGTTTAGGCTTGAGAGTAGATGGTGATGTTATTATGGGTGAACATGAAGGGAATGGGATTCAACATCCCACTTTGGTTACTGAAGAGCCTCCTGTTAATTCATGGGACACAAGTTTAAACCGTGCAGTGACTCATGGTGGATGTGATAACCCTGTAGGGACAAATGGAACCGACGAGAAAGTTTATATGGAAAGTCCTGAGATTCATGGGAATCGGTATGCCTCTGTTGGGGAAAATGTTGGTGATTGCAATGTTAATGTGAAGGATGGTTTACATTTGAGAGTGGATAGGGATGTTATTATGGATGAACGCGAAGGGAATGGGCATCAACATCCCACTTTGGTTACTGAAGAGCCTCTTGTTAGTTCTTCTGACACAAGTATAAAGTGTTCAGTGACTCATGGTGGATGTGATAACCCTTTGAGGACAAATGTAAAGGATGAAAAAGTTCATATGGAAAGTCAGTTAGGTaagagaggtggtggtggtgttttaTTTCGTGATGAAAATGTAAAATGGATCATATCTTCCTCCTCGACGAATAAGGATTTTGCTAGTGCACCAACTGCAAGTGTTAATGATTCTGCACATCATTCAGGAACCAAAGAAAAACAGACAAAATGGGATGGTGCTATGATTCTTTATGATAAATATGTGAATAGGATCATATCTCCCTCCCCGCTAAAGAAGGAGTTTGCTGGTACACCCACTGCAAGTGTTAATGATTCTGCACATCATCCAGGAACTGAAGAAAAACAGACAAAACGTGATGGTGCTATGATTCTTTACGATAAAAATGTGAATAGGATTATATCTGCCTCCCCACTAAAGAAGGAGTTTTCTGGTACACCCGCTGCAAGTGTTAATGATTCTGCACATCATCCGGCAATTGGAGAAAATCATACGGAACATGATAAGAGAGTAGTATTTCAAGCAGCAGTAGAG GATCTTTCTCAGCCAAAAGCAGAGGCTAATTTTCCCGATGGGCTTTTGACTGTTCCTCTCTTGAAACACCAG AAAATAGCCTTGGCATGGATGGTTCACAGGGAGACAACAAAACTGCCATGTTTAGGTGGAATTCTAGCAGATGATCAG GGGCTTGGTAAGACTGTATCCATGATTGCTCTTATACAATATCAAAGGTATATCAAGTCGCAATCAAAAACAGGTGACAAAAGTGATCATGGAATTGGAGAAAGTAATGACCAGCATATGTTTCCTAATTATGCTGATCGTTTTTATATAAAGAGGCCAGAAGCAGGTACATTGATTGTATGTCCAACTAGTATCCTTTGCCAGTGGGCCCAAGAACTGGATGACAAGGTTGCAGATGGTGCTAAACTTTCTGTTTTGGTTTATCATGGAAGCAATAGGACAAAGGATCATGTTAAGTTGGCAAAATATGATGTGGTTCTCACGACATATGCAGTTGTAGCCAATGCATTTCCAAAGCAGGAGGATGAAATTGGCGATGAAGTAGATggtaagaaaaaaaatgatatttattCGATAGGGTGCACAAGTGATCCTCTAGCTAAGGTGTACTGGCTCAGAGTGATATTAGATGAAGCTCAGTGCATAAAAAACCACAGAACCCGGTCAGCTACCTCTTGCTGTGGTCTCCGAGCAAATAGTAGATGGTGTTTGTCTGGAACTCCTTTACAAAACAAACTTGATGATCTTTACAGCTACTTCAGATTTCTGAAATACCATCCATATTCTTACTATTCAAAGTTTAGTTCTTCGCTTAAGTCCGTGTCCAGAACCGGATGTTACAAGAAGCTTCAAGTAGTTTTGAAGACCATACTACTACGCCGTACGAAAG ACACCTTGATCGATGGGAAGCCAATTGTTACTTTACCAACCAAATCCATATCCTTGATGAAGGTAGAGTTGTCTACGGAGGAGCGGTCCTTTTATTCACAACTAGAAGCAAGATCAAGCTCCCAGTTCGAAGAATATGATAGAGCCGGTACAATTAACCGAAACTACGCAAATATTCTGGTGCTGCTTTTGTATCTTCGCATGGCTTGTGATCACCCTTATCTTGTTGATAAACCACCTCATAAACCTGTTGATAAGACTTCTCTAGAGATGGCAAGGAAACTCCCGAGGGATACGCTGTGTAAATTCTTTAATTTATTGGAGGATTCTTCGGCAGTATGTGGTAAATGTAAG GACACACCTGAGGATGCTGTTGTTACAACTTGTGGCCACGTCTTCTGTCATCAGTGTGTAGCTGAACATTTAGTGGGAGCTAGAAATTTGTGCCCTGAATTCGATTGCAAGGTCCATCTTCGTTCTGATCTTGTATATTCTAAGGCAACTATAAGCAGATTTTTTCCTTCTGAGCCTACTAATAAGGCAACAAGTTCTTCGAAAGTTATCGAGAACTCTGCAGTTCTACAGCGTTCATACAAGTCTTCCAAGATCAAAGCTGCTCTTGAGATTCTAAAGTCCAATAGCAAATCTTCACTTTCTTCTGGAGATGGTAGCGTTGCAACCCCTGTGAAGACTATTGTTTTCTCACAGTGGACATGTATGCTGGACTTAATGGAGATTTCACTGGACGAGTCTGGTATAAAATTCAAGAGATTTGATGGAACAATGACACTGGCTTTAAGAGACAAGGCTGTGAAAGATTTTGTTTCTAATCCTGAG GTGAATGTCATTTTGATGTCACTAAAAGCAGGAAACTTAGGCCTAAACTTGGTTGCTGCATGTCATGTTATTCTTTTGGATCCTTGGTGGAATCCAACTACTGAAGATCAGGCCATTGATCGAGCTCATAGGTTAGGCCAGACTCGTCCTGTCACTGTTTCAAGATTAGCAGTTAGTGAAACGGTGGAGGATAGAATATTCAAGCTCCAG GAAGAAAAGAGGGAATTGGTTGCATCTGTCTTTGGGGATGGTAAATTTGGGGGATCCGCTGCTCGGCTTACAGTTGATGATCTCAGATTTCTATTCGGCTTCAGGGTCTAA